A single Cyprinus carpio isolate SPL01 chromosome A6, ASM1834038v1, whole genome shotgun sequence DNA region contains:
- the prelid3b gene encoding PRELI domain containing protein 3B isoform X2 yields MKIWTSEHVFNHPWETVTKAAMQKYPNPMNPSVFGVDVLDRNVDRQGRLHSKRLLSTEWGLPSIVRSIIGNVRTCMYIQEHSVVDPKEKTFELQSTNITFTNMVSVDERLVYRPHPEDPEKTMLTQEAIISVKGVSLSSYLEGLMASTISSNAGKVSEPQHASPVVSCFHQKVVNLTNVQNCNIT; encoded by the exons ATGAAGATCTGGACGTCAGAACATGTTTTCAA CCATCCGTGGGAAACCGTGACCAAAGCTGCCATGCAGAAGTACCCGAACCCCATGAACCCCAGCGTGTTTGGCGTGGACGTGTTGGACCGTAACGTGGACCGGCAGGGACGGCTGCACAGCAAGCGGCTGCTCAGCACCGAATGGGGTCTACCGTCCATCGTTAGATCG ATCATTGGCAACGTGCGGACATGTATGTACATCCAGGAGCACTCCGTAGTGGATCCCAAAGAGAAAACCTTTGAGCTTCAGTCCACTAAT ATCACCTTCACTAACATGGTGTCTGTGGACGAGCGGCTTGTTTACCGACCGCACCCAGAGGACCCGGAGAA GACCATGCTCACCCAGGAGGCCATCATCTCTGTGAAGGGCGTCAGTCTCAGCAGCTATCTGGAGGGACTCATGGCCTCCACCATCTCCAGCAATGCAGGAAAGGTCAGCGAACCACAACACGCTTCACCAGTCGTTAGCTGTTTCCATCAgaaagttgtgaatttaactaATGTGCAAAACTGTAATATCAcatga